The Microcoleus sp. FACHB-68 genome contains the following window.
CCCGGACATCAGCGCAGCACCGGCATCTATTCGATGGGGTTCGCACCGCCAGAACAAATGGCCGGCAGCACGGTTTTTCCTTCCACTGATCTGTACGCCTTGGCAGTGACTTGCATTACATTGCTCACAGGCAAGTCGGCAATGGAGTTATTTGATTCCTACAGCAATGAGTTGAACTGGAGAGGATATGCACGGGTTAGTGATCATCTCGCAACGATTTTAGATCGGATGCTGCTATCTGCTCCCAGCCGGCGCTTCCAGTCAGCCGACGAGGTGATTGCCGCCCTTTCTCCCCAACAACCCCAACCGGCACCCTCTCTTAACCCACCGCCGTCAATGCCGCCGACTTCTCTACCCACCCAGATCACAGCCCCCCGCCCAGCACCCGCAACACCGCCGGCTCAGCAGTCCCCACCAGCCCCCCTACAACGCCCAACAAAGCCTTCCTTCTCAACCTTTGAGCTGTTAGGAGGAGCTGCATTTACCGGCTTTCAGGGGGCTTTACTGGCGATTGCCATTAGTAGTGCACTCGGAATTTCTGGAGTAAGTTATCTTATTTGGTTGGGAATCTTGGCGAGTGTGATCTTTGCCCAAGCCCGCCGTGTGATTGAGGGCAAGGATTTACCAATTATTGCGATTGTGACGCTGGCGATTGTGTTGGGCGTTTCCCAGTTACAAGGTGGATTTGGCCTTCAGGGCGTAGTGGCAATTGCCGCCTTGGCCGGCTTATCTGCAGTCGCCCTCACCGCACTGTTTCGCCTAATTTACAAGTTACTTTCCAGTATTTTTTA
Protein-coding sequences here:
- a CDS encoding serine/threonine-protein kinase; protein product: MEILCTRTGCPRPVNSFADLDDSNILKTVQQKFCTSCGMPLILIGRYLPVKLLGKGGFGAAFLARDRYTPAMRQCVVKQFQPAGDLTPQQMQIAQGLFEREAVVLEELGNRHPQIPDLFAFFPLEVPGLQPGKPDQFFYLVQEFIDGQNLEEELAQKGQFSEAEILEVLGEILKVLKFVHEHHSIHRDIKPANIMRARNGRLFLLDFGAVKQVAQAAGGDPGHQRSTGIYSMGFAPPEQMAGSTVFPSTDLYALAVTCITLLTGKSAMELFDSYSNELNWRGYARVSDHLATILDRMLLSAPSRRFQSADEVIAALSPQQPQPAPSLNPPPSMPPTSLPTQITAPRPAPATPPAQQSPPAPLQRPTKPSFSTFELLGGAAFTGFQGALLAIAISSALGISGVSYLIWLGILASVIFAQARRVIEGKDLPIIAIVTLAIVLGVSQLQGGFGLQGVVAIAALAGLSAVALTALFRLIYKLLSSIF